TTTGTAGAACCAGTTTTATCGAGAGCTGTTTTAAGTTCGAGAATTACACGACACGCTAAAAAATTTAAGGCCGAAGAAGATACAAGGAATTCACCCATTCTTGAAAAATATTCATTACTCTCCATTTTTCCTTGTTTAAATAACTGAGTTGAATCAAAAAAAGATTCATAATTATCTTGAGTATCATTAACTAATTGTTTTAGTTTCTCGATTAAGAGACCCAGTGTATCCACTCCAAAGGACATTACTTGAAAATGAATAAGAACAAATTTAAATTTATGTAATTACTGCAACTATAGATAGCAATCTATGATAAAATTATACTTGACAATGTTATCATCATATAAAAATAATTCGGGGTGAAATAGTTGTGAAATTTTTAGAAGACAATTCAGATTTTGGGATAAATCCATTAGATAAGAAATACAAGGTATTATCAGGCAAAAATTTTTTTGTATTATGGTCCAGTTTAGGCATCGGATTACTGGTAATTTCCGCAGGATCATTTATCTCTTCTTCAAATTTATCAGAAGCAATTATTGCAATAATTGTAGGATCTATTGTAGGCTCTGTTTTATTAGCCTTAGCAGGCAAAATAGGTAGTGACCATTCAATTCCTTCGATAGTAAGCATGAGACCAGCTTTTGGTCTGCATGGCTCATATTTTCTTACAATCCTAAATATCTTTCAATTAATAGGCTGGTCGACTTTTGAGATAACAATATTATCAAAAGCTGCAAACATTTTTAGTAATGGATATATTGATTTTCATATTTGGTCGATCGTTTTTGGAATAGTAATTATCCTCTTTTGCATTTTGGGACCCTTGAAAATAGTTAAACAGTGGCTAACCAAGTTTGCCGTCTGGGTCGTTTACGGTTCAACAATCATCATGCTCATAAATATCATACTAGGTGGTGTCAATAATTTAGATACAGCCAGTTTAATAAATTCAGGTTCTAGTGATTTTAGTTTTTTTAATTCTCTAGACTTAGTCATTGCTATGCCATTATCATGGCTACCGCTAGTAGCAGATTATAATAGGTTTGCTAAAAAAAGCAAAAATGCTTTTTTGGGAACATTTATTGGATTTTCAATTACAAACTGTCTTTTTTATGTAATTGGGCTCCTATTAGGCATTAGTGACATATTTGCAATACTACTTGCAATTCAAACCTTCTTTTACGGATTTGTTCTACTGGTATTAATCGTTGATGAAGTAGATAACGTCTTTGCAAATATTTTCTCATCTGCAATGTCATTTAAGAACATATACAACAAAATAAATTACAAATATCTTGTTGTTTGTTTCACAATAGTAGGAGTAGTACTGTCCAATTTAATTCCAATTTATCAATATGAAAACTTTTTATTGATAATAGGAGCACTATTTGCCCCGCTATTTGCAATTGTTTTGACGGATTACTACATCATAAGGAAGGGTCGAATATCTGTCGAGAAATTCTATGAAAAAAATAATAGGATCAAAATATCATCCTTTTTTTCATTTTTCGTTGGAAGTATTACTTACTTTATTCTCTCCCCCATTTCGCCGCTTCATGTAGAAGACTTTGCACTAAATATAGGTTCAACGATTCCAAGTATAGCAATCTCGATTATAGTCTTCTTAGTAATAGAACTTTTAATAAAAAAAGTTAAATTGAAAAATAAAGAATATTCTACAGATAAGAAAATTGAGTAAAATGATGATGTAGAATGTCGACGTTGAATAAGAGAATAGTAATTCTGGGTGCAGGTTATGCAGGGATTTTTCTTAGTACTAACCTTTCATCAAAATTAGACAAGGATTCAAATGAAATAATACTAATAGATAGAAACAATTATCATCAGCTAATGCAAGAAATACATCTAGTAGCATCTGGTTTTAGAACTGCAGACCAATTGAAAATTCCAATCTCATCCTT
This Candidatus Nitrosocosmicus oleophilus DNA region includes the following protein-coding sequences:
- a CDS encoding cytosine permease, with the translated sequence MKFLEDNSDFGINPLDKKYKVLSGKNFFVLWSSLGIGLLVISAGSFISSSNLSEAIIAIIVGSIVGSVLLALAGKIGSDHSIPSIVSMRPAFGLHGSYFLTILNIFQLIGWSTFEITILSKAANIFSNGYIDFHIWSIVFGIVIILFCILGPLKIVKQWLTKFAVWVVYGSTIIMLINIILGGVNNLDTASLINSGSSDFSFFNSLDLVIAMPLSWLPLVADYNRFAKKSKNAFLGTFIGFSITNCLFYVIGLLLGISDIFAILLAIQTFFYGFVLLVLIVDEVDNVFANIFSSAMSFKNIYNKINYKYLVVCFTIVGVVLSNLIPIYQYENFLLIIGALFAPLFAIVLTDYYIIRKGRISVEKFYEKNNRIKISSFFSFFVGSITYFILSPISPLHVEDFALNIGSTIPSIAISIIVFLVIELLIKKVKLKNKEYSTDKKIE